The following nucleotide sequence is from Toxoplasma gondii ME49 chromosome IV, whole genome shotgun sequence.
atataatatatatatatatatgtgtgtggacTCGTCGCTCTGTGTTTTATTTCTGTTTTCTTAGGGGCTTATGCCGAAGTGAGgccgcttcttcggcttcttcgtcgtctggcGTCGTCGTCTCTTTCCGCGAGTGCGTCCTTAGGTGTGAAttcattctcttctttcgcctccttcaGAGAGGCTGCCAAGACGTCTTTGCCTTCgttgaagaagcgagagagagagaaacaggacaGGAGCCGCGACGGTCGGCGGAGGCCGAGCGAAAaggggaagagcgaggaggaaacagagacggagactgaacagacgagagaagagaagaaagagagccaCTCCGAcgcctctgcgtcgacgGGGCAGGATCGACCGGTTCTGACAAGACCTTTAAAGGTACGAGGTAGAACAAGAGCATCTCGCGACACCACGCGATACATCTTGACATTTACGCAAGTGCACCGCGGAACAAGATTCCTCGAAAATACGTCAATGCTGTACTTTTCAAGCCTACatgggtgtgtgtgtggtaACACCCTCTGGAAACGGTGTCTGTACGGCCTGTGTGCTTTGAGGACTTGTTTTCATGAGATGCTTCTTGTCAGAGCATGTTTTCGGCTTACGCGACAGTGTGGGCGGCGCCTGTGGGTTGTCCCTGATTGCGTGCGTTcccgggtgtacatacacagcTTCGTGTCAAGTTCAGAGAGCACCGGCCGGTCCgcggggtgtacagacagcacggagagagggagcgaAGCTTTCGAAACATGACTGTGTGTGTAATGTGTCTGTGCCCTTGGTCTTTGCCTGCCgctcactctctctctgtcgcggcaTCTGCTTCCTGGTTTCCAGGTCCTGTTGTTGGTCGCGTCTTTCCCAGTGAGAAACAGCCGCGTGAGAGTCGCGCGTGCAGAAATCGACGACCGCGCTGTTGAGGATGTGACCACGAGACGCGTaagcgttttttctgcttggCTGGAACGGATGCAATAACTTGTCTCGAAATCACCTCGgcgttctcgttttctcgaccTATGTTCTACAGGGAGAGCCATGCGCCTCAACAGACGAAAGTGCATGCCTCCTGTGGACGTCAACCTAGAGTAACTCTTCACAGTTCAGAGTTTGTCTCTCTAACAGAATGCGCAGAGAGTCTAGTGTGCATCCAAATATACGTTCTCGTGAAATCCATCATGTGACATAGAGAAAACCATGCATGCTTGCTCTTGTCGCCTCGGAGACACAAGCATCCCTCTAGTGTCTGGTCTCCAATACATATCCACCTGTAAATCAATTCCACATAAaaatgtagatatatatatgtatatgtacatgtgtatgggtgtgtgtgtgtgtgaatcGACGTTCAACGTTGACAAGTTGCTCTATGATGAGACAGCTCTCtccgtttgtctcctcctgccGCGCGTGGAATGCGTGCAACGACGCGGCATTTGCAGACGAAATATAGTTTCTTCTGaccgtttttttcaggcgACTAAACGCGTGAAGATTCGAGGCTCGTTGCTTCCCCTCggtctctcccgcctccttcgggccttctccctcctcggcggagtgtctctgtctccggcgcCCGAGTGCCCCTGGCGCACGGGCGCGTTGGGCTCCAAACGCCCTGAGGAGGGCGCCGAGGCCGGGCCAGAGGTCCAGCGGCCGGAAAACAGAGATAGAAGCCTGGGGTCGAGCGAAGTCTCCAAGTGTCTCGTGCTCCCTGATTTGTCCCTTTTTTTCGTATATAAGCCGCAGCCGCATGCAGGGGCTCCCTTCGCAGATGAAGAGCTCCTGCTCTGCTCACCTCATCGCATGGTAAAAACTCAAAACAGCGGGAAAAAAGGAAGTTCGTCTAGAGAGATGCCATCTACAGAGTAGTGACCTTTCGATACTTaggtgtgtctctttttcgtgttTGTCAGTCttcgcgttttcgcttctcctttaGTCGCCGCGAatgtgtgtctcctcacgTGCATGCGTGGGGTCCTGAGAGAAAGGTTGAGTCACTGGCTTTGAATTCCctcgttcgtttcttccttttcacacgttgttctcttttttcatTCCCTAGATGtttgttctctgtttccacgTATTCTCTCcggttttctgttctctctttgagttctctttgcttcgcgttctccgttTTCAGGCCTGGCGACAATTCGGGCTTCTCGGAGGCCTTCTGAAAGAGAAGCTGCCTCTCGTCTACGAGCGCATgcgttctcttttccctccgGCGTCatggcgtttctctccagaagGCGTCGACCAACGGGGCGTGGTTAAGCAAGGTAAACGTCAAAAAACAATATTTTCCAAAAACATTCAACGTGGAGTAGAATCCGTGTTGTTTCCTCGTATAGAAATACTGGCTTTCCATCAAGAGACGACTTCTGAGCTCGAGTTTTCGTTGTTACTGTAGCTCGTTGCAATGCCACAGGATTCATGGTGCGTGGAGTGTCTCTCTACGCCGCTGCGCCGCGAGCGCtaggaagcgaggagagagagaaccagAATCTGACGGAGAAATACAGtcggggagagaaagcaatAGCAAACGATAGTGACATCTGAGAGCGAAGGAATCTGTaaacgagaggcgagaaattCAACAACAGAAGAATTCCTCCGACGTCTGTTGAGAGTCGATCAAGGGCCGGCCAGACCGAAGCGGCAAAGGACGGAGATCACTCCCGAGAGACCGAAAGAGattgagagagagacagacctTGTGGCACTGATGGGGGTCTCTCGCCGCCATCTTCTCCCCACCTGGCTTATCCGTGTtgtcttgctttctctgttttctttcttgtcctTGTTCATCTTTTTGATATCGTTTTTCTTTGCGCCCCATTTTTCTGCTGTTCCTgcgacttcttctccccgtgTTCCGCTTGGTTTTGTCgccctcgtctctgtcttcggaAAAGCcatcctcgtcgtcttcaccgcatctctgtgtcgcttctttctgggtttctctccgctttgtctcacttcgtctctctgctctctctttgctctccctctccagaGCCGCAGCCGACGCTCCTCGCCCTGCCCtcgactgtctctgcagacgagGCGACAGACAAACGCATCTCCACGATTTTCGACGAGGACTTCTTGAACTCCGTCAGAGAAGAACTCTCTGGCATTTGCTGCGTCGCTCGCCCCATGTCCcccgcagaaggcgaagctcTAGCGGTCAGGAACaccaacgcatgcaaagaaaaaaaacaatgCATTTTTACAGAAACATGCTCATGTGTAATTGCATGCAGACGTCTggtgtgtttttttctttgttgaAATAGCGCCATTTGCGCTGTGTTATTCGTCGCGTCCTGCAAAAAGAATGCGGCTCTCTGtggctctcgcctcctctcaaAGTCAAGACACAGGAAACAAGGAGTTTCCTTATCTTTCGAGTGGAGTTCCGACGGAGAGCCTCGAGGCGACGCTCGCAGATCGCCGCGAAaccttctcttccctgtctcttcttctctctgtacagacactctGTCCCCTGGTGGGGGCTCGCCAGGCAGCGCATGCGTTACGCGACCCACAGACCAGTCAAATGTTCCGCAGAGGTCTGCGCGTCTTCAGTCACCTTTATCCTTACAGATTTCACAGCGCTGCAGATGACCAggtgcgtctctttctctcgaacGAGAACCCAcaaggaagcaaagagatctcgctctctgtcgaaACAGGCGACTGGGGCAGGAGAAGGGCATGGCGGGCAGGCTTCTGTGAGGACGCGTCATGGTGTTTCGAGAGTGGCGGCGAGGCGTGCGGTACTTGTTTCCCCTCATTCGGGACGTCTTTGTCGATTTTCTTCAGCTCGAAGCGAAATGCAGTGCAGCGTGACTCGTCATTTCATTTGTGTCGGAGCTTCCCTGAACTCCTTGAGAGTTTGACCGCCTGCGCGCGTCGACGTTCTCCCAGACAAATCTGTACATGAACGTTTTCAGCGCTTCTCGATCTGGTTGGCAAAAACATTCgactgcctttcttcttggcTCGATTGGCTCGAGTCGGacctctgtctgtctcggttacctcttccttttctctctctctctcttctctcttggtgttcttccccttcttctcacGCTGATGTGAGCGTCCCTGTTCGTTCTCCTGTTTGCTCCTCTTTCTAtcctccgtgtctcctctttcttcttctctttgttctttgcctctctcttttcgtctgtcttcgtTTCAACGCAGCGTGGTTCGGACTGTGTTTTCGGTCCTCTTCTgcaggcgtctgcgtctgcgtcgtcgcttctctctgcgtttctcgacttcttGCCGCCGCAACACTTCGTTTCGCAGCATTTCCTCCACTTCGCCGCGGCCTCGCGATCGCTGCCGGCACACACGGacctcttccccgtcttccgGCCCTCGTGGATTCAAGAAATGCGAATTCTGACGCGAAGCGCGGTCAACGGGCGCTCCGGGCGCAGCAAGGGTTTCAAGGAGATCCACGATTTCCAGGATTTCATTCTCTTCCTCAGTGACTCTCACCGCACAAAGTACGCCGCCGCAGGTCGCGTTTCGAGCTGTTGGTagtgtcttctccgtctcgggTGTTCAGCGTCTCAGGACTGTAaactctccctttcttccaaAGAAAgttctgtttcctgttctgctttctctgaacTCCAACACACCAAGACAACCACCACGCAGAGAGTGGCaactcttctttctttcactGCAGAGAcgttcgcatgcagacgtgtgtatatgtgcatagaTATGGATCTATATGTATAGGCATTTTTATATAGGCATTTTTATATTGGCATTTCGATGCCTTTCGGAAAGTATGACCTTGCGCGAATTTCGATCCAGCGTATGTTGCTTTCGCTTTGGTGTCGCGCGCCTTTCCGtatctgttctctcttccttctcctcgtcggtTTCCTGCGTCGTTTTTCCCCTCCGGCCGTTCAGACTGCCTCGTCTCCGGACTCGCGTCGCgagctctcttcttcgacggcTCTCCCAgatgtccttcttctcttttgctgCAGGCAAGAAGAGGACTTGCAGCTTGCACTGCGGTCCGCTCTGACCTCCAGAGAGCGCGGTTCTTTGATCTGCAGCGAGaatctgttttcttctctcggcacGTTTCTCTCGGTTCTCAACAGACTTTACCCAGCGCCGTCCACTCCAGGAATCAAACAGGTGCGCCTgcagaagctggagaagagagtcgaAGAAAGCGCGTGGAAAGTTGTGTGCCAAAATCGAAGGGCGTTTTCCCTGGAGCCTCACTGTTCTGCTGGACAATGTTGGTTTTTCTCCTGCAAAGGTGTATTCTGTAAGATCGTCTCGGAGCCAGTTGCAGCGGCATATCGACAGTTCGTGGCACAGTAGCaagtctttcctttctttcgcaTGCGTTCTCAAGTGtcaccttctcttctcctctgcgtctccagcgtcctcgcctttctACGTTTCGCTGGTTTCCCCCTGTTGCACGCACGGTGGCctgtctcccctttcttccctgtctcccttttcttccctgtctcccttttcttccctgtctcccttttcttccctgtctcccttttcttccctgtctcccttttcttccctgtctcccttttcttccctgtctcccttttcttccctgtctcccttttcttccctgtctcccttttcttccctgtctcccttttcttccctgtctcccttttcttccctgtctcccttttcttccctgtctcccttttcttccctgtctcccctttcttccctgtctcccctttcttccctgtctcccttttcttccctgtctcccttttcttccctgtctcccttttcttccctgtctcccttttcttccctgtctcccttttcttccctgtctcccttttcttccctgtctccccacgttctttcttcgttttctctgtcttctttttctccagactGGCGCGCGGCCCCAGTCCCGCCTGTCCGTGTTCGCGGTTGTCACCTCTCCGAGTCTCCTCGCGCGCTCTTCTGCTGGCGAGAAGTTCCTCGCAGCTGTCTGCCAGCAACTGTTCACGGCCAAGAAGGAGTTCGACTGGTGTCGCGGAGTCCGCCTCGACGTCCACCTCGTCTCCCCGGGATGGATTTTCGAATGCTACCACACCGtaagaagaaggcagagtcGAAGTTTATTGTTTCTCGACGGTCACCTGTTTgacttccctcttcttctagcaggccgtctccttcttcggtCTGCGGCGCCGCTGCATCGTTGCCTCTAAGCACTTTGAAGGTCTGCATGCCTTCCACGAGGGGAAGCGGGAAGGCGAGATGCTGCGCGGCTTTTTTTGTCTCGTTTGCGGGTCGCTCTGCGATTTCCGCCTCGTTCGCCGCTTTgtctgctgctcttcttcgctttcctttcgAGGGGGTGTCACTCGCTCTTGCAGGTCCAGTCAGGTGACGTCTGCTGCCAGACTCCCGCCTTTCCTGCTCCACGTTATAAAATGGAGTTCCTACGCTGGCGATGCTTTTGGTTCGTAGCGTCTGAGGGGCAtggagagacgagcgagacacagacagggGACTTGTCGCTGGAGAGAGTATTTTGGActctgctctgcatgcaggcgggGTCTCGGTTCCGTCTCCTGTCCGCCggttcgtttctgtctttcgtttccatctctctgtttgcctcgcgttcctctctgtcctcttcttctccttttcactTCCTTCAAACGCCTGCATCTGAccatttcttcctcgccgtgtTGTCCATTTCTCTCCTTGGGTTGCCTTGTGCACCTCTTTCCAgcattttctttttttggcctctttctctctcgttctcttctctccttccttgcttccgacgtcttttctcttctttcgcggctCGACaacttcctttccttctcctgctgcaTGTCGTCTCTCCGCCAGGGATCGCTACGCCCGCCGTCCGGAGAGGCCTTTCACCTCGCATGGCCTgccgcagagagcgagagaactgaagaagacggtCTCGGAAACGACGACTCtcaagacgacgaaggcgccTCTCCAGAGACGCGGACTCTTccagggagaagcagcggcagcagagGCAAAGCTGAACAGCGCGAGAAAGACCGAGAAGCTGTGAGGAAGGAAGTCGAAACAGGCACATCCCGCGACAAGGAGAACGCGCTTGTAGCCGCGATgaaaaacaaacagagacgaagcgttGACGAAACCCACAAGGAAACAGTGAAAGTGTTTCCCAGTCTTCAGCTGGAAGACGAGGTGAGCCGAAACGAGCGCGAACCTTGATAATGTTTCTCCGTTTCAACACAATGTATGTCGACCTTGGCAGACGCGAGTGGATGCCGTCTGCGGCTTCTGTGCTAGCCTGTTAGAAaccggaaggagagagagagactctgAGTACGTCTGGCGACGAGAAGGATCTGAAAATTGGCTTCCTCTGTGTAAAAAGAgcacagcgagagaggcagcctcttcttccgtcagAGAGGAgcacaagaaaaaaagaaaggaacgaaacTCCGAGCCGgcttttttgttttcttttgccTCTGCAGGTCCCGTTCGCGCACCTGCCCCTTTGGGGTTGGCTGTTATTTGTGTCTCCTTCAATTCCTCTCGACCAGAAAGATGTAGATTTCCTGAGACGGACGCGAGGCCTTTGTCTGGTGTCGCTGCCGGAGAATCCCCTGGAAAATCCCGGCGTTGTTCGAAAGagtctcctcgacttcctccaACGTACACACCAGGTCGCGCTCTCTCGAattccttcctttctctctcgcgtcgtcgtcttcgccgcaGTCATCGTGGCTCCTCGCGATGCAAGCACAGTTGCCGACccagacgcgagaaaaaaagacgcgacagccgcagagagagaagacgcgcctCCCAAGATTCGGCAAGCGCGACGCTCTGCTTGCCAGCGCCCGTCAGACTCGGGTGAGGCGAGCGACGCCGCGCTTCTGCGTCTACATGCAACAGAGGGTGAGCGCGAAGAggtcggcgagaaggagaggtcGAAATGTCTCTGGAAAGATCTGCCGATCGCGCCAAAAGCGCGAGACAGACTCTCTCCTGCGGCGTCGCTTCTCGCAGGCACGCCTCGCCCGGGTGTGTGTACAGCCGAGGACAACGCCGCGCGGGGTCGGAACGGGGGTCGAGGCGGGAAGGCGGAGAACAACGAGGAGGCTCTGCTGTCTGGCGTCTCGACaccggcgaagaaggcgaaaagaaCTTCTgtcgaggaggaggagaaaagtcGCGTGCCTGTCTCGACTTGCTCTGCtcgcgcgtctgcgtcgacgcCGCTGCGCGTCGCCTCAGTGTCGCGCTGCGGCCCTTGGGAAGACGCCTGCTCTCCTTCGGCGcattcgcctgtctctgtgccGGGCGCTCGGCGTTCGTCCAGCCGAACTCCATCGAAGATCTCAAGAATGCCGAgtgcgagaaagaaaaggggCGTTTCAGAGGTGAGCTCTCCGcctgtctgttcttcgcctctctcgggaGTCCGCCCgcgagcttcttcctcgctctgtcgctgtcgagAGGCGTGTGGCGGCTCTTCATGTTTGCCTCGACCCGCAGCGAAGAGTGGGCGAAGTTGCTCGGGGTCTCCACTCTCGAAACAAAGTCGACGACGCGCCTcagggcgagaagcagagaagaaagacgcgacctcgctctcctcctgcgctcgcttct
It contains:
- a CDS encoding hypothetical protein (encoded by transcript TGME49_319580); the protein is MAFTSANHREEFSCSSHSYSGYSPSFHSSLAYDLSSSLSPGGCSSPVPPLLPSSLLDSPSLSSSSLLPPPLCVGFSPGSSSLSSHISQASSPSSFSSLPLGVASPPLPLTPCANDSPPPCSPPFSSSPLSSSSPSPGASSLLSSSLPPAAFSPSGATPSYAFAALASAASSLSSLPPLGSSSQPAPLTAEEIRALPFLCSRVYVEFSADAALPPEVRLALRYPHGYELGVSGKKPKVGKLEQVAKPEKGREARPRRYKAEDVKENAGANAAKHRKESGGPDADKHTQALVLQKHGDPPVSSACPTRDKRGRNACLCDGCRLARALEEASSLLRPFGLSIVKNAKFFQQPSSSTSQLCPPRPPAALPPPASAFSLPQVPGLSSTHNHETGLAIVPYSPSSLSVCSPFPQASCPSLPSPPFSSPHSSLRCTDAATVVCTDPEKFFAASVHPAGSRVSRVSAFASPASSSPSLPLDLLQEVVTEVKKALTSYVLRGKPPAAPVGSARTSLSLRSKSAVGCVSSFAFGPHAPGSRLSDASQIRVRLAASSRPAFHSSSSHSASPACSEKVPERQGGGRSDVEEEKRGFYSAGERKPGQKTRKEEDSSMFDTDADTMEGWIDAIIQLHDIQNEERQALVVTNHYAGIFSSKRVVLTYTSHEFRNLLLKDPSLSFSSLYGPRLAPDVSPLSSAAVTSPSLSSAAWMATQKKTRGVVNEILQLVPGFALKTLFFDGAYAEVRPLLRLLRRLASSSLSASASLGVNSFSSFASFREAAKTSLPSLKKREREKQDRSRDGRRRPSEKGKSEEETETETEQTREEKKESHSDASASTGQDRPVLTRPLKVLLLVASFPVRNSRVRVARAEIDDRAVEDVTTRRATKRVKIRGSLLPLGLSRLLRAFSLLGGVSLSPAPECPWRTGALGSKRPEEGAEAGPEVQRPENRDRSLGSSEVSKCLVLPDLSLFFVYKPQPHAGAPFADEELLLCSPHRMAWRQFGLLGGLLKEKLPLVYERMRSLFPPASWRFSPEGVDQRGVVKQEPQPTLLALPSTVSADEATDKRISTIFDEDFLNSVREELSGICCVARPMSPAEGEALATLCPLVGARQAAHALRDPQTSQMFRRGLRVFSHLYPYRFHSAADDQASASASSLLSAFLDFLPPQHFVSQHFLHFAAASRSLPAHTDLFPVFRPSWIQEMRILTRSAVNGRSGRSKGFKEIHDFQDFILFLSDSHRTKQEEDLQLALRSALTSRERGSLICSENLFSSLGTFLSVLNRLYPAPSTPGIKQTGARPQSRLSVFAVVTSPSLLARSSAGEKFLAAVCQQLFTAKKEFDWCRGVRLDVHLVSPGWIFECYHTGSLRPPSGEAFHLAWPAAESERTEEDGLGNDDSQDDEGASPETRTLPGRSSGSRGKAEQREKDREAVRKEVETGTSRDKENALVAAMKNKQRRSVDETHKETVKVFPSLQLEDEVPFAHLPLWGWLLFVSPSIPLDQKDVDFLRRTRGLCLVSLPENPLENPGVVRKSLLDFLQRTHQVALSRIPSFLSRVVVFAAVIVAPRDASTVADPDARKKDATAAEREDAPPKIRQARRSACQRPSDSGEASDAALLRLHATEGEREEVGEKERSKCLWKDLPIAPKARDRLSPAASLLAGTPRPGVCTAEDNAARGRNGGRGGKAENNEEALLSGVSTPAKKAKRTSVEEEEKSRVPVSTCSARASASTPLRVASVSRCGPWEDACSPSAHSPVSVPGARRSSSRTPSKISRMPSARKKRGVSEVSSPPVCSSPLSGVRPRASSSLCRCREACGGSSCLPRPAAKSGRSCSGSPLSKQSRRRASGREAEKKDATSLSSCARFCRLTSVISFCVKEKLVTVPGFPGIPVVRLAWVEAVLRRRAFQALGSFLLHAESAETQRDSESLPRDSEDNAEAPSGRVLQGTRLRQGGEGEDGDGAKEGREGRTGAKQENAEDMSGAGEEMESSECPKQGGQGGKNGEGENTQRREKRGRREEIKDSRPGVETKKGRKGTV